Below is a window of Rhizobium jaguaris DNA.
CGACGATGCCGCCCCAGGAGCGCATCATCTTGACGCGCCGGAACATCGGGAAGAGCTCGCAGATCGCATCCAGCGTATGGGTGATGATCTGCAGGCCACCGGTCTGGCTATAGGAATTGTATTGGTCGGTGCCCGCACCGATGACGAGTTCGCCCTTGTCGGACTGCGAAATATAGGCATGCACCGTGTTCGACATGACGACGCAGGGGAAGATCGGCTTCAGAGGCTCTGAAACCAGCGCCTGCAACGGGCTCGATTGCAGCGGAACGCGCACGCCGGCCATCTGCATGACGACCGTGGTGTGACCGGCCGCCGAAACGCCGATCTTCTTGGCGCCGATGAAGCCGCGCGTCGTGTCGACGCCGGTGACGCGGCCATCCGGTCCGCGCTGGATACCGGTCACTTCGCAATTCTGGATGATGTGCACGCCGCGATCCGAGGCCGCGCGGGCAAAACCCCAGGCAACCGCATCGTGACGCGCCGTGCCGCCGCGACGCTGCAGGGCAGCACCATTGATCGGATAGCGGGCCGTCTTGGAAATATCGAGCGGCGGACAGTAAGCCTTTGCCTGTTCCGGCGTCAGCCATTCATTGTCGATGCCGTAGAGCCTGTTAGCGTGGATATGCCGCTTGAAGGACTGCTGGTCGTGGATATTGTGCGACAGCATCATCACGCCGCGCGGCGAATACATGACATTGTAATTGAGATCCAGAGAAAGCCCCTCCCAGAGCTTCATCGAATGCTCGTAAATGTGCATGCTTTCTTCATAGAGAT
It encodes the following:
- a CDS encoding sarcosine oxidase subunit beta family protein, coding for MRKYSVFAVAREAMRAHKGWEAQWSSPESRKEYDVIIIGAGGHGLGAAYYLAKEHGITNVAVLEKGWLGGGNTGRNTTIIRSNYLYEESMHIYEHSMKLWEGLSLDLNYNVMYSPRGVMMLSHNIHDQQSFKRHIHANRLYGIDNEWLTPEQAKAYCPPLDISKTARYPINGAALQRRGGTARHDAVAWGFARAASDRGVHIIQNCEVTGIQRGPDGRVTGVDTTRGFIGAKKIGVSAAGHTTVVMQMAGVRVPLQSSPLQALVSEPLKPIFPCVVMSNTVHAYISQSDKGELVIGAGTDQYNSYSQTGGLQIITHTLDAICELFPMFRRVKMMRSWGGIVDNTPDRSAIQSKTPVPGLYVNCGWGTGGFKATPGSANLFAHLIARDEPHKFNAGLTLERFRTGRLIDEAAAAAVAH